The Candidatus Aegiribacteria sp. genome includes the window TGATAAGCACACCGATTCTTTGAAATGTCGCCGGAAAGATGCCTGCGGCGCCTGGATGAACCGCAATCTATACGGCGACCGTGATTCCCTGTACGGTTGGGAGATTAATTATATCGATCCAGCCGGATCTGATGATATCAACAACCTGCAGCCTCTGCAGTGGGAAAACAACGTCGATAAAAGCGACGGCAGTCTTATATGTATTGTCACTGCTATTGGCCAGGAGAATAAAAAGATCGGGTGATATCAGCAATTGAGTCAATCCTATCCTCTATGCCTCTGAAGAAGTCCCTATTTATTCGTAGTAATTCTGGATATTATCTTTGATACAGGTGCTGGTACTGCCGTATAAATAATGGAATACCGCAACCTTTGTTTACACTTACTCAGTTCGAGAATGACTCAGCTTATTGCAGCTGCTTTTATCTGAAAAGCCGTGAGTTGCCTTTACGTCTGAAATTTGTGCCGGGCGAAATTTGCTCACGCTTATGAAATGAACTATAGTGTGCTTTATCATCGAATAACCAACCATAACCTCTAATGGGAGGTATAGTCATTGCTTTAATTCAACACGGATCCTTTGACTGCTTTTCAGCTGCTGCTACCGCGAGGGTGCAAGCTGATCGAGCTGCAGTAGGTGAGCTGAGAACTTTTTCCGCGCTTCGCGAAGCAACTCGAGATGTGCAGCCCGTTCCGATTGAGTTCAGGGCATCTGATACTCCTCGTGGTCTTGCGCTGAAGTCTATAATGCTGAAGAAAGGGTTTGAGGGATTCCTTCAGAACCTGTTCAATCAGACCAACGAGGTGTACTTCCTGTGCTGGGCGTGGGATTTCAGTGGTAAT containing:
- a CDS encoding HNH endonuclease encodes the protein MATGIEREIQEVWEKGQPDKHTDSLKCRRKDACGAWMNRNLYGDRDSLYGWEINYIDPAGSDDINNLQPLQWENNVDKSDGSLICIVTAIGQENKKIG